The proteins below come from a single Garra rufa chromosome 3, GarRuf1.0, whole genome shotgun sequence genomic window:
- the LOC141331054 gene encoding proline-rich protein 5-like, with amino-acid sequence MDRLDLHSAASTTDTIQHGPSIALTNNIYTAVIKVFKGEELQPNELYCLNENTRWLLRTDMGFFIKEYYQNQILTKGLSIILDEIQKHEGERQLFALAQVWDRFFTEILPTLQAILYPLQGQELTVRQMALLGFRDLVLMKLSLGDLLRKNLSLIPASITQMLLVLQGIQESRGPSKEYCQLERLVALVVTPYLWNCKHTSCTEHSATRAQVSHPEIRITHYISEGSLLSPVVEQEGEVYLERVGNQRRHSVTNAHSDIQLLNVNSRVYTGMDDSCKTIDVTKTHV; translated from the exons ATGGACAGGCTTG ACCTGCATTCAGCTGCATCCACCACTGACACGATCCAGCATGGTCCCAGCATTGCTCTTACAAATAA TATCTACACTGCAGTTATTAAGGTGTTCAAGGGAGAGGAACTACAGCCGAATGAGCTGTACTGTTTGAATGAAAACACCAG GTGGCTTCTAAGGACAGATATGGGCTTCTTTATCAAAGAGTATTACCAG AATCAGATTTTGACCAAAGGTCTGTCAATCATTTTGGATGAGATTCAGAAGCATGAAG gagaaaGACAGCTCTTTGCTTTGGCACAGGTGTGGGATAGGTTTTTCACTGAGATTCTCCCCACTTTGCAGGCTATTTTATATCCTCTGCAG GGGCAGGAGTTGACAGTGAGACAGATGGCTCTTCTCGGCTTCAGGGACCTGGTCCTAATGAAGCTCTCTTTGGGTGACCTGCTGCGCAAGAATCTGTCTCTCATCCCAGCATCCATCACACAGATGCTGCTTGTACTACAG GGAATTCAGGAATCCAGAGGACCATCAAAGGAATATTGCCAACTTGAGAGACTAGTGGCACTAGTGGTCACACCGTATTTATGGAACTGCAAACACACAA GCTGCACTGAACACAGCGCCACAAGAGCACAAGTGAGTCATCCTGAGATAAGGATTACTCATTACATCTCTGAAGGCTCTCTGCTGTCCCCTGTAGTAGAACAGGAAGGAGAGGTGTACCTCGAGAGGGTGGGAAACCAACGACGTCACAGTGTTACAAATGCTCATTCTGACATCCAGCTGCTCAATGTTAATAGTAGGGTTTATACCGGGATGGACGACAGCTGCAAAACTATAGATGTGACTAAAACACACGTCTGA